A stretch of Bacteroidota bacterium DNA encodes these proteins:
- a CDS encoding TetR/AcrR family transcriptional regulator gives MTDTRQAILEKNFEVMRLNGFQGTRSDKIIEDLGITKGAFYYYFPTKRDLGYAVIDEMLTPGYLKLWGQVRQQTGTAPDRLVSVIRLVASRADSQNIRLGCPLNNLVQEMAPIDEGFKQRLDSLSQQIIAMIRETIESGIREGSIRPEVNPTGVAHLVWASVEGSFSIGKASQSTGTFLTAIEALVSYINSLRT, from the coding sequence ATGACAGATACAAGACAGGCCATTCTGGAGAAAAATTTCGAGGTCATGCGCCTGAACGGCTTTCAGGGAACGCGGTCCGATAAGATCATTGAGGATCTGGGAATCACCAAGGGAGCCTTCTATTATTATTTCCCGACCAAACGGGATCTGGGTTACGCGGTGATTGATGAAATGCTCACGCCCGGTTACCTGAAACTCTGGGGCCAGGTGCGGCAACAGACAGGAACTGCTCCGGACCGGCTTGTGTCGGTCATCCGGTTGGTGGCTTCGCGGGCTGACTCTCAAAACATTCGTCTTGGATGCCCGCTGAACAATCTGGTGCAGGAAATGGCACCCATTGATGAAGGGTTCAAACAACGTCTTGATTCGCTGAGCCAGCAGATCATCGCCATGATCAGAGAAACCATTGAATCAGGCATCCGGGAAGGCAGTATCCGGCCGGAGGTGAATCCGACCGGGGTCGCTCATTTAGTCTGGGCTTCGGTGGAAGGCAGTTTTTCTATTGGGAAGGCCAGTCAGAGCACCGGGACCTTTCTGACAGCCATCGAAGCACTCGTTTCCTATATCAACAGTTTACGCACTTAA